The Streptomyces sp. NBC_01275 genome has a segment encoding these proteins:
- a CDS encoding DUF317 domain-containing protein has product MPLSERQLAAFADKHAVQIPYDTSPRHLAGPGDARHVTHGLATAGWNAVSDPLSAEIILASPDLRHRLQFDPQSRTSAWWRLRAEPVGTEPGWYAEFGELVPAEVLAAFTDALIAPPPQQPAPWQQVTSAGWHHEPDGARSPDSMCHIELRPLSEFHDRSSWHIETREPGHGEFPGPRIWHAYLDEHTPAHLVSAFLTALTDRSPLQRGTFERTGHYSAVQEPSPLRPQQVVDAHATRIKHLRAQARSARRQQTKPATIPAHASTAQPAARR; this is encoded by the coding sequence GTGCCGCTGAGCGAACGGCAGCTCGCCGCCTTCGCCGATAAGCACGCCGTGCAGATCCCGTACGACACCAGCCCCCGCCACCTCGCCGGCCCCGGAGACGCCCGCCACGTCACCCACGGTCTGGCCACCGCCGGATGGAACGCCGTCTCCGACCCTCTGAGCGCCGAGATCATCCTGGCAAGCCCTGACCTTCGCCACCGGCTCCAGTTCGACCCGCAGTCCCGCACCTCGGCGTGGTGGCGGCTACGGGCGGAGCCCGTCGGCACCGAACCCGGCTGGTACGCCGAGTTCGGCGAACTCGTGCCCGCCGAGGTCCTCGCCGCCTTCACCGACGCCCTCATCGCCCCGCCGCCACAGCAGCCGGCCCCGTGGCAGCAGGTGACCTCGGCAGGATGGCACCACGAGCCAGACGGGGCGCGCTCGCCGGACTCCATGTGTCACATCGAACTGCGGCCGTTGAGCGAATTCCACGACCGGTCGTCCTGGCACATCGAGACCCGCGAGCCCGGCCATGGGGAGTTTCCCGGCCCGCGCATTTGGCACGCCTACCTCGACGAGCACACCCCCGCTCACCTGGTCAGCGCGTTCCTCACCGCGCTGACCGACCGCAGCCCGCTCCAGCGCGGCACGTTCGAACGCACCGGCCACTACAGCGCCGTACAGGAGCCCAGCCCGCTGCGCCCGCAGCAGGTGGTCGACGCCCACGCCACGCGCATCAAGCACCTGCGCGCCCAGGCACGCTCAGCCCGCCGCCAGCAGACGAAACCCGCGACGATCCCGGCGCACGCCAGTACCGCGCAGCCGGCGGCTCGCCGCTGA
- a CDS encoding ATP-binding protein, which translates to MGFCDYPLADKLCTVGDAVDFASDPGKAIGDWMAKSAGELAAAAADLAAEAVDTTTKVDLNAGWFRDNYEMLLPLGLVLLVATFCAQLVRAAIRRDGQALTQAFTGTMSGVLFAFCAIALTTVAVEVVDAVSDGLFKTAHLNIESAVRRIVKVNQIGSLSGLGWLVPVVVGLGAAIGAFLYWCVMMVRKVGILVMVTLAVFASAGGGWEVARRWRKGWIEATATLVVSKLLMTVIFVLGIAAMGKTEAEDGIAALADVMSGIVIMILVLLCPYAVFKFVHWAADGTDGESIHRAGGAGAQIAKAHAEKAARKAAAAAATAGTGGAAAGAGAAPQGPDGGGFPGDIAANPTGGGGEGKEGSQSGGTGASPGGDAVKSGLEKAVQPAPTSVSDDTSGQVGGSPGPGGSGASSASGQSGGWQSTPPTTTPPPQGAPPSSGTQNAPSSGASGPPPPPTGL; encoded by the coding sequence GTGGGCTTCTGTGATTACCCCCTGGCCGACAAGTTGTGCACGGTCGGCGACGCGGTGGATTTCGCCTCGGACCCCGGCAAGGCCATCGGTGACTGGATGGCGAAGTCCGCCGGTGAACTGGCCGCCGCCGCAGCCGACCTGGCCGCCGAGGCGGTCGACACCACCACGAAGGTGGATCTGAACGCCGGATGGTTCCGTGACAACTACGAGATGCTGCTGCCACTGGGCCTGGTCCTGCTGGTCGCCACGTTCTGCGCACAGCTGGTCCGGGCCGCCATCCGGCGCGACGGGCAAGCGCTGACACAAGCGTTCACCGGCACCATGAGCGGCGTCCTGTTCGCCTTCTGCGCCATCGCCCTGACCACGGTGGCCGTCGAAGTCGTCGACGCCGTCAGCGACGGCCTGTTCAAGACCGCGCACCTGAACATCGAGTCAGCCGTGCGCCGTATCGTGAAGGTCAACCAGATCGGATCGCTGTCCGGACTCGGCTGGCTCGTCCCGGTCGTCGTCGGGCTCGGCGCCGCCATCGGCGCCTTCCTCTACTGGTGCGTGATGATGGTCCGCAAGGTCGGCATCCTCGTCATGGTCACCCTCGCCGTCTTCGCGTCCGCCGGCGGCGGCTGGGAAGTCGCCCGGCGCTGGCGCAAGGGCTGGATCGAAGCCACCGCCACCCTCGTGGTCTCGAAGCTGCTGATGACCGTGATCTTCGTGCTCGGCATCGCTGCCATGGGCAAGACCGAGGCCGAGGACGGCATCGCCGCCCTCGCCGACGTCATGTCCGGCATCGTCATCATGATCCTGGTGCTGCTGTGCCCGTACGCGGTCTTCAAGTTCGTGCACTGGGCGGCCGACGGGACCGACGGGGAGTCCATCCACCGTGCCGGCGGCGCCGGTGCGCAGATCGCGAAGGCTCACGCCGAGAAGGCGGCCCGCAAGGCCGCCGCTGCTGCGGCCACCGCCGGAACCGGTGGCGCTGCCGCCGGCGCGGGTGCCGCACCGCAGGGCCCCGACGGCGGCGGGTTCCCCGGCGACATCGCTGCCAACCCGACCGGCGGAGGCGGCGAGGGCAAGGAGGGATCGCAGAGCGGCGGAACGGGTGCCTCGCCCGGCGGCGACGCGGTCAAGTCCGGCTTGGAGAAGGCCGTCCAGCCCGCGCCGACGAGCGTGTCCGACGACACCAGTGGCCAGGTGGGCGGCAGCCCGGGGCCTGGCGGATCCGGTGCGAGTAGCGCGTCTGGGCAGAGCGGCGGATGGCAGTCCACCCCGCCGACCACAACCCCGCCGCCGCAGGGGGCACCGCCGTCCTCCGGCACGCAGAACGCCCCGTCCAGCGGGGCGAGCGGGCCCCCGCCGCCTCCGACCGGCCTCTGA
- a CDS encoding VirB4 family type IV secretion system protein, translating into MSHRPARRARRASASPLFTPHGTDRASRKAARRQLAEATAKVRAEASAHQSESTPAEHQMPAPLYPPSGRPGPSSSRGNRLKLPAHRMTTAVAAGAYPFLAEGGLGAEGIYIGRDVHAEASFVFDPFALYGKVEGFTNPNLLLAGVIGQGKSALAKSFALRSVAFGYRVYVPCDPKGEWTPVAEALGGRSVALGPGLSGRLNPLDAAPRPESVSKADWVGEIRKRRLLLLGSLARTVLGRDLMPMEHTALDVALDAVVTRAADTHRTPLLGDVAATLNNPSALDEAAGMMSGQLGDAARDLAHAMRRLVHGDLAGMFDAPSTVSFDPNAPMLTIDLSRLGGSGDDTALVLAMTCASAWMESALSDPSGGRRWIVYDEAWRLMRHVGLLQRMQAQWKLSRGLGIANLMVIHRLSDLLTAGDAGSQGRALAEGLLADCSTRIIYRQETDQLHAAASLLGLTSVEMDAIAHLNRGRGLWKVAGRSFIVQHLLHSHELALFDTDARMH; encoded by the coding sequence ATGAGCCACCGGCCCGCCCGTCGCGCCCGCCGCGCGTCCGCCAGCCCGCTGTTCACCCCTCACGGCACCGACCGCGCCAGCCGCAAGGCCGCCCGCCGCCAGCTCGCCGAGGCCACCGCCAAAGTCCGCGCCGAAGCCAGCGCCCACCAGAGCGAAAGCACGCCCGCCGAGCACCAGATGCCCGCCCCGCTCTACCCACCGAGCGGACGCCCCGGGCCCTCCTCCTCTCGCGGGAACCGGCTGAAGCTGCCCGCCCACCGCATGACCACCGCGGTCGCGGCTGGCGCCTATCCCTTCCTCGCCGAAGGCGGACTCGGCGCCGAGGGCATCTACATCGGCCGCGACGTCCACGCCGAAGCATCATTCGTCTTCGACCCGTTCGCTCTGTACGGCAAAGTCGAGGGATTCACCAACCCCAACCTTTTGCTCGCCGGCGTGATCGGCCAGGGCAAGAGCGCCCTCGCCAAGTCCTTCGCGCTGCGATCGGTCGCCTTCGGATACCGCGTCTACGTCCCGTGTGACCCGAAGGGCGAGTGGACTCCGGTGGCAGAAGCCCTCGGCGGCCGGTCCGTCGCCCTCGGTCCCGGACTGTCGGGTCGCCTGAACCCCCTGGACGCGGCCCCGCGCCCGGAGAGCGTGTCCAAGGCCGACTGGGTCGGCGAGATCCGCAAACGACGCCTGCTCCTGCTCGGCTCCCTTGCCCGGACCGTCCTAGGCCGGGACCTGATGCCCATGGAGCACACCGCCTTGGATGTCGCCCTCGACGCCGTCGTCACCCGCGCCGCCGATACGCACCGCACCCCGCTCCTCGGCGACGTCGCCGCCACCCTCAACAACCCAAGCGCGCTCGACGAGGCCGCCGGGATGATGTCGGGCCAACTCGGCGACGCAGCCCGCGACCTGGCCCATGCCATGCGGCGCCTGGTCCACGGCGACCTGGCCGGCATGTTCGACGCCCCCTCCACCGTGAGCTTCGACCCGAACGCGCCGATGCTCACCATCGACCTGTCCCGTCTCGGCGGATCCGGCGACGACACCGCCCTCGTCCTCGCGATGACCTGCGCGAGCGCCTGGATGGAGTCCGCCCTCTCCGACCCGTCCGGCGGCCGGCGCTGGATCGTGTACGACGAGGCGTGGCGGCTGATGCGGCACGTCGGCCTGCTCCAGCGGATGCAGGCCCAGTGGAAGCTCTCACGCGGCCTCGGCATCGCCAACCTCATGGTGATCCACCGGCTGTCCGACCTGCTCACCGCAGGTGACGCCGGATCACAAGGCCGGGCCCTGGCCGAGGGACTCCTCGCCGACTGCAGCACCCGAATCATCTACCGCCAGGAGACCGACCAGCTCCACGCCGCGGCCTCCCTGCTCGGCCTGACCTCCGTCGAGATGGACGCTATCGCGCACCTCAACCGAGGGCGTGGCCTGTGGAAAGTCGCAGGTCGGAGCTTCATTGTTCAGCACCTCCTGCACAGCCACGAACTGGCGCTCTTCGACACCGACGCCCGTATGCACTGA
- a CDS encoding DUF6238 family protein: MTSPKRPDDAHPYLRAASAGIRHHARALAPSDADPPKPGDRLHLDVLHAHLTALLQLLDRLADHTRPPHPVAGRHLATAHTRLWQATSEVHAAFHLLPGTPQADAETSACHPERLPEGPPVLTICQRHLAAGHVVRRKTTPTDLRPHTTACVR; the protein is encoded by the coding sequence TTGACCTCTCCTAAGCGCCCCGACGACGCGCACCCCTACCTCCGCGCCGCGAGCGCCGGCATCCGCCACCACGCACGGGCCTTGGCGCCGTCGGACGCGGATCCGCCCAAGCCCGGAGACCGTCTGCACCTTGACGTGCTGCACGCCCACCTCACCGCTCTGCTCCAGCTTCTGGACCGGCTCGCCGACCACACCCGGCCCCCGCACCCGGTCGCCGGACGTCACCTGGCCACCGCCCACACCAGGCTCTGGCAGGCCACCAGCGAAGTCCACGCCGCCTTCCACCTGCTGCCTGGCACACCCCAGGCCGACGCCGAGACAAGCGCCTGCCATCCAGAGCGGCTCCCCGAGGGCCCGCCCGTGCTGACGATCTGCCAACGCCACCTCGCCGCCGGACACGTAGTCCGCCGCAAAACCACCCCCACCGACCTCCGGCCGCACACCACGGCCTGCGTGCGATGA
- a CDS encoding SCO6880 family protein, with protein MTDLSVAPVTVKFPHRSRRGILLGLSLPQLVLVSCMLALLLMTVISTGLLGAVALAPLWAASGALVAIRRHGRSLIDWAPIVIRYAHRRRTGQTLWLARPVTRPRQDGVLHLPGTAASLKVVTPGDSANGAAAVHDPHQQTLTAVACVTSRAFALLDPLTQNHNVSSWGRALAGIARTGHIATVQVLERTVPDSGDTLTRHWTHNGQPQTPVAGQIYSELVSSAGPAAAPHETYLAISLDLKAARRLINQAGGGLPGAFTVMQQTTASIAQAARNAGLQVTGWLSAREIAAVIRTAYDPKALAALQQWSETGRAEADPAAAGPVVQCEEYDRLATDSARHATYWVENWPRTEMGAGFLHGLMFTAGVRRSLSLIYVPQGLESALRDVQRKKAAIIADANERARRGQVDSEEDSIEYADVKTRERQLIAGHADVALTGLVTVTAETDALLDAACAQIETHAVTSGVDLRRLNYQQPDAFALTALPLARTAL; from the coding sequence TTGACTGATCTTTCCGTCGCCCCGGTCACGGTGAAGTTCCCGCACCGGAGCCGCCGCGGCATCCTCCTCGGCCTCTCCCTGCCTCAACTCGTCCTCGTCTCCTGCATGCTGGCCCTGCTGCTGATGACGGTGATCTCCACCGGGCTTCTCGGCGCCGTCGCCCTGGCACCGCTGTGGGCGGCATCCGGGGCACTCGTCGCGATCCGCCGGCACGGCCGCTCCCTGATCGACTGGGCGCCGATCGTCATCCGGTATGCGCACCGTCGCCGCACCGGCCAGACCCTCTGGCTTGCTCGGCCCGTCACCCGGCCCCGGCAGGACGGCGTCCTCCATCTGCCCGGCACCGCCGCTTCCCTCAAGGTGGTCACCCCCGGCGACTCCGCCAACGGCGCCGCAGCCGTCCACGACCCGCACCAGCAGACCCTGACCGCCGTCGCCTGCGTCACCAGCCGCGCCTTCGCCCTCCTCGACCCCCTTACCCAGAACCACAACGTGAGCAGCTGGGGACGCGCGCTCGCGGGCATCGCCCGCACCGGGCACATCGCCACCGTGCAGGTGCTGGAACGCACCGTCCCCGACTCGGGCGACACCCTCACCCGCCACTGGACCCACAACGGGCAGCCACAGACCCCCGTCGCCGGACAGATCTACTCCGAGCTGGTCTCCTCTGCCGGCCCTGCCGCCGCCCCGCACGAGACCTACCTCGCCATCTCCCTCGACCTCAAGGCCGCCCGGCGCCTGATCAACCAGGCCGGCGGAGGGCTGCCCGGGGCGTTCACCGTCATGCAGCAGACCACCGCGTCCATCGCGCAGGCCGCCCGCAACGCAGGTCTCCAGGTCACCGGCTGGCTGAGCGCACGGGAAATCGCCGCCGTCATTCGCACCGCCTACGACCCGAAGGCCCTCGCCGCGCTCCAGCAGTGGTCCGAGACCGGCCGCGCCGAAGCCGACCCCGCAGCCGCCGGTCCCGTCGTCCAGTGCGAGGAGTACGACCGCCTCGCCACCGACAGCGCACGGCACGCGACGTACTGGGTGGAGAACTGGCCGAGGACCGAGATGGGGGCCGGGTTCCTGCACGGGCTGATGTTCACGGCCGGCGTGCGCCGCAGCCTCTCCCTCATATACGTGCCGCAGGGGCTCGAGTCCGCACTGCGGGACGTCCAGCGCAAGAAGGCCGCGATCATCGCCGACGCCAACGAGCGCGCACGCCGCGGACAGGTCGATTCCGAAGAGGACTCCATCGAGTACGCCGACGTCAAAACCCGCGAACGCCAGCTCATCGCCGGGCACGCGGACGTCGCACTGACCGGCCTGGTCACCGTCACCGCCGAGACCGACGCCCTCCTGGACGCCGCCTGCGCACAGATCGAGACCCACGCCGTCACCTCCGGCGTCGACCTCCGACGGCTCAACTACCAGCAGCCCGACGCCTTCGCCCTCACCGCGCTCCCGCTGGCCCGCACCGCCCTGTGA
- a CDS encoding relaxase/mobilization nuclease, with the protein MIPRLHERTHRPHDPLEEALGRPVSPNEGLTEHTIVARWPGLDYFTLDDEQRIWTSVQWAEHLEDPYLEHPFAASPDDDRRAILHLDIRLHPDDRELTGPEWAEVAQRLARAAGIEIPGKEHGCRWIAVQAQPGRLDLIANLIHLDGAWHAPPADKLRRLAQEARRIEQDLHLIPVRSDPPSRPAVRAALTASAQLATILTQLADEQAGPLAAVRGLVEHTSHRIARQPGAADTDTAHRLELIARRLYAIQQDLATTANRLVQSRAVPAPDAVRHNAHRSP; encoded by the coding sequence GTGATCCCCCGCCTGCACGAGCGGACCCACCGGCCCCACGACCCGCTCGAAGAGGCGCTGGGGCGGCCGGTTTCACCGAACGAGGGCCTGACGGAGCACACGATCGTCGCCCGCTGGCCCGGCCTGGATTACTTCACCCTGGACGACGAGCAGAGGATCTGGACGTCCGTCCAGTGGGCCGAGCACCTCGAAGACCCCTACCTGGAGCATCCGTTCGCCGCCAGCCCCGACGACGACCGGCGGGCAATCCTCCACCTAGACATCCGCCTTCACCCGGACGACCGGGAACTGACCGGACCGGAGTGGGCCGAGGTCGCTCAACGGCTCGCACGAGCCGCCGGCATCGAGATCCCCGGCAAGGAACATGGCTGCCGATGGATCGCTGTCCAGGCGCAGCCAGGGCGCCTCGATCTGATCGCCAACCTAATCCACCTCGACGGCGCGTGGCACGCTCCTCCCGCGGACAAACTGCGGCGCCTGGCACAGGAGGCGCGTCGCATCGAACAGGACCTCCACCTGATCCCTGTCCGATCCGACCCCCCTTCGCGGCCTGCCGTCCGCGCGGCGCTCACGGCGTCGGCCCAGCTCGCGACCATCCTCACGCAGCTCGCCGACGAACAGGCCGGCCCTCTGGCCGCGGTACGCGGACTCGTCGAGCACACCTCGCACCGGATCGCCCGCCAGCCGGGAGCAGCCGACACCGATACGGCACACCGCCTGGAGCTGATTGCCCGCCGCCTCTACGCCATCCAGCAGGACCTGGCCACCACCGCAAACCGCCTGGTCCAGTCCCGCGCCGTCCCGGCCCCGGACGCCGTCCGGCACAACGCCCACCGATCGCCGTAG
- a CDS encoding DUF317 domain-containing protein, whose product MKKKQWQGWGPDEQAEQHYLIQPRALAGGGDVRHVSEFLRASGWRDKSKTGGPLHMESPDGTVRIAYDPYVLPGGWTIHGKADGANGEWSAHLGQQTPVEIVAGLTDALTRPRSAHAPNVWAPLQKQRWHTRFEGQDYMATSPDCTAWVQYRQSPDGAAMWWTGAQDKQGNGWTANFTPNTPMHLVQAFSTELASPDPVMRPRGRVPMSSQIRTWSVSVKPSQLSAWQQARITAARAATWARNSARSTRPHTSARPYTPAGGARTRR is encoded by the coding sequence GTGAAGAAGAAGCAGTGGCAGGGCTGGGGACCCGACGAGCAGGCCGAGCAGCACTACCTCATCCAGCCCCGCGCCCTGGCCGGCGGCGGCGACGTCCGGCACGTCTCTGAGTTCCTGCGCGCCTCCGGCTGGCGGGACAAGTCCAAGACGGGCGGCCCCCTGCACATGGAGAGCCCGGACGGCACCGTCCGCATCGCCTACGACCCCTACGTCCTCCCCGGCGGGTGGACCATCCACGGCAAAGCAGACGGAGCGAACGGCGAGTGGTCCGCCCACCTGGGCCAGCAAACGCCGGTGGAGATCGTCGCCGGCCTGACCGATGCCCTCACCCGCCCCCGCTCAGCCCATGCCCCTAACGTCTGGGCCCCTCTGCAGAAGCAGAGATGGCACACGCGCTTCGAGGGCCAGGACTACATGGCGACGAGCCCCGACTGCACCGCGTGGGTGCAGTACCGGCAAAGCCCCGACGGGGCGGCGATGTGGTGGACCGGAGCGCAGGACAAGCAGGGCAACGGCTGGACGGCCAACTTCACGCCGAACACCCCGATGCACCTGGTGCAAGCCTTCTCCACCGAACTCGCCAGCCCGGACCCCGTGATGCGCCCACGCGGACGCGTGCCGATGAGCTCGCAGATCCGTACCTGGTCGGTGTCCGTGAAGCCCTCCCAGCTCAGCGCGTGGCAGCAGGCCCGCATCACGGCCGCCCGCGCCGCCACCTGGGCCCGCAACAGCGCCCGCAGCACCAGACCGCACACCAGCGCCCGTCCCTACACCCCGGCCGGCGGCGCACGCACCCGCCGCTGA
- a CDS encoding DUF6112 family protein, translating to MSVPLADRVIQLAYDPGISPKGGGLPGLSVLKNVVNSINMFGIIAVVGALAVSLGVWAWGHHTGGHQAEANGKKGAVVAAGAALGLGAANGIVAFFSGLGSQVH from the coding sequence ATGTCCGTCCCCCTCGCAGACCGCGTCATCCAGCTCGCCTATGACCCAGGAATTTCACCCAAGGGCGGTGGCCTGCCCGGCCTGAGCGTGCTGAAGAACGTCGTCAACTCGATCAACATGTTCGGCATCATCGCCGTCGTTGGCGCCCTCGCCGTCTCGCTCGGCGTCTGGGCCTGGGGCCACCACACCGGTGGCCACCAGGCTGAGGCCAACGGGAAGAAGGGCGCCGTGGTCGCCGCCGGCGCCGCCCTCGGTCTGGGCGCCGCGAACGGCATCGTGGCCTTCTTCTCCGGCCTGGGCTCGCAGGTCCACTAA
- a CDS encoding DUF317 domain-containing protein, with translation MTRAPTPETVEVGFINPRHLAGGGDPAWITVPLHRACGWSHGNDPLMPRVLLSSPDQKAHLRLEPDPDDQWWILHHVAEPDRPAWYASFGTRTAVELIAAFTDALTDPAPAADAPCDPYGALRAGRLVTVR, from the coding sequence GTGACTAGGGCCCCGACTCCCGAGACCGTCGAGGTCGGCTTCATCAACCCGCGCCACCTCGCCGGCGGCGGTGACCCCGCCTGGATCACCGTTCCCCTCCACCGTGCCTGCGGATGGAGCCACGGCAACGACCCCCTGATGCCACGCGTCCTGCTCTCCAGCCCCGACCAGAAGGCCCACCTGCGCCTGGAGCCCGACCCCGACGACCAGTGGTGGATCCTGCACCACGTCGCCGAGCCGGACCGGCCCGCCTGGTACGCCAGCTTCGGCACCCGCACGGCCGTCGAACTGATCGCCGCCTTCACCGACGCCCTCACCGACCCGGCCCCAGCCGCTGACGCGCCTTGCGACCCGTACGGAGCGCTCCGGGCAGGCCGGCTGGTCACCGTACGGTGA
- a CDS encoding type IV secretory system conjugative DNA transfer family protein, whose amino-acid sequence MPPSSSSSNTNGYDLFLRLLLGVLAVVAPLSHLAWLSGNITAYLTGTSWAPYQPTNALLHPEQVWSDAGETSLLIGARIVPVLLLLALGAGAGVLWARHNNRSGSRKKITDMAKARDIEPLMAKAITDKARSLRPSLKDSKHIDAKDTGILLGNLQGSRHEVRMGFEDVAVAIMAPRSGKTTSLAIPSMLGAPGPVLLTSNKAAGDAFTTAYEARARVGAVWTMDPQQIAHAAREMWWNPLASATTLDGANRLAGHFLAASVDASQQGDFWSKAGSNILSQLLLAAALDERPITDIMQWLAFPADRTPLDILRDHDFAAVAAQLKGTVEGPPETRDGIYETARQYASALLNAEIAAWVTPQRDVPEFRPEQFVTSTDTLFLLSKDGGGGASALIAACADSVMRAATAQAERAGGRLDPPMLAILDEAANVCKISDLPDLYSHLGSRGIIPITILQSYRQGQKVWGDAGMDAMWSASTVKVIGSGIDDPDFADKLSRLIGDHDVETTSTSHSESGKSTSVSMRQERILPADAIRALPKGTALCFATGMRAAMLDLRPWYREPGAEELSAASARASQAITARAVAKHAPTQSDFGLAR is encoded by the coding sequence TTGCCCCCTTCCTCCTCCAGCAGCAACACCAACGGATACGACCTCTTCCTGCGCCTCCTCCTCGGGGTGCTCGCCGTCGTCGCCCCCCTGTCCCACCTGGCCTGGCTGTCCGGCAACATCACCGCCTACCTCACCGGCACCAGCTGGGCCCCCTACCAGCCGACCAACGCCCTGCTCCACCCCGAGCAGGTCTGGTCCGACGCAGGAGAAACGTCCCTGCTGATCGGTGCCCGCATCGTCCCCGTTCTCCTGCTCCTCGCTCTCGGGGCAGGGGCTGGCGTCCTGTGGGCCCGGCACAACAACCGAAGCGGCAGCCGGAAGAAGATCACCGACATGGCCAAGGCCCGGGACATCGAGCCGCTGATGGCCAAGGCGATCACCGACAAAGCCCGCTCCCTGCGCCCCAGCCTGAAGGACAGCAAGCACATCGACGCGAAGGACACCGGCATCCTTCTCGGCAACCTGCAGGGCAGCCGCCACGAGGTACGGATGGGGTTCGAGGACGTCGCCGTCGCGATCATGGCGCCCCGGTCCGGCAAGACCACCTCGCTCGCCATCCCGTCCATGCTCGGCGCACCCGGCCCGGTCCTGCTGACGTCGAACAAGGCCGCCGGCGACGCCTTCACCACCGCCTACGAGGCAAGGGCCCGGGTGGGGGCGGTGTGGACCATGGATCCACAGCAGATCGCGCATGCCGCCCGCGAGATGTGGTGGAACCCTCTCGCCAGCGCGACCACCTTGGACGGGGCGAACCGTCTGGCCGGACACTTCCTCGCGGCCTCGGTGGACGCCTCCCAGCAGGGCGACTTCTGGTCGAAGGCCGGCAGCAACATCTTGTCCCAGCTGCTCTTGGCCGCGGCGCTCGACGAGCGGCCCATCACCGACATCATGCAGTGGCTCGCCTTCCCCGCCGACCGCACTCCGCTGGACATCCTGCGCGACCACGACTTCGCCGCCGTCGCCGCTCAGCTCAAGGGCACCGTCGAAGGCCCCCCGGAAACGAGGGACGGTATCTACGAGACAGCCCGGCAGTACGCCTCCGCGCTCCTGAACGCGGAAATCGCCGCGTGGGTGACGCCGCAGAGGGACGTTCCGGAATTCCGGCCGGAGCAGTTCGTCACGTCCACCGACACGCTGTTCCTACTCAGCAAGGACGGTGGCGGCGGAGCCTCGGCGCTGATCGCCGCGTGCGCGGACTCGGTGATGCGGGCCGCGACCGCGCAGGCCGAACGTGCCGGCGGGCGCCTGGATCCGCCCATGCTGGCGATCCTCGACGAGGCCGCCAACGTGTGCAAGATCAGCGACTTGCCAGACCTGTACTCCCACCTCGGCAGCCGCGGGATCATCCCGATCACGATCCTCCAGTCCTACCGCCAGGGCCAGAAGGTCTGGGGAGACGCGGGCATGGACGCCATGTGGTCCGCCTCGACTGTCAAGGTGATCGGCAGCGGTATTGACGACCCGGACTTCGCGGACAAGCTCAGCCGCCTGATCGGCGACCACGACGTGGAGACCACGTCCACCTCGCACTCGGAGTCCGGCAAGAGCACGTCAGTGTCGATGCGGCAGGAACGGATCCTGCCCGCCGATGCGATCCGCGCCCTGCCCAAGGGCACCGCGCTCTGCTTCGCCACCGGCATGCGCGCCGCCATGCTCGACCTCCGGCCGTGGTATCGGGAGCCCGGCGCCGAGGAACTGTCCGCGGCGTCCGCCCGCGCATCGCAAGCGATCACCGCCCGCGCCGTCGCGAAGCACGCGCCGACACAGTCCGACTTCGGGCTGGCCAGGTGA